The DNA region ATTTAATAAAAAAGGCTTTTACAAATTTGTAAAAGCCTTTTTTATTAGTGTTTAATTTAAAAATTATTTCTTGTTAGAAACAATAATTTTTTTGGTAGTAATGTTACTATTAGATAACGTTGTTTGTACTAAATATACACCATCGCTTAAATTTTTTGTAGAATAGCTTAAACGATCATTATTAGCTTTTACAATTTTATCAAAAATTAATTTTCCAGATACATCGTATAATTTTATACTTTCTATATCTAATTTTTTAGGATTTAATACAATCAATTCTGATGTATTATTATTTTGTAAAACATTAAATGAATTATCAGTAAATTCTTCAGTAGATAAGGTTGCAGCTTCTACAAATGTGATTTCAAATCTATTAGAATAATCACCAGCTGGTAAGTTAATTTCAAAATTTTGATTTTGAAGATTAACATAAGTATCATTTTCTATATCATGTACATAAATTGGTTGATTTGTTTCAAAGTTTTGAACATCAAATATTCTAAATCTAATTAACTGTTGTTGTTGTAACTTTAACTCTAAAGGTATCGCTAAATTTAAGTCGTAAGCATTAGCTTGAGCAACATATTTATCACCATTTTGAGGCCAATAGATATCAGAATCTAATACTTGATATATTTTACTTTCTAAACCATAATCTTCATTAGGCGTTGCTGTATAATGAAAATTTTGTACTAGTTGTCTAGTATAAGTGTCATTAAAATCAATGTTTAATCTAAAACGTTTAAAATCTGATGGCACAATTGATAATCCCTGATCATTGTATTGTATACCAGAATTGTCTTGATTAGAATTTACATTAGTGTTTTGAGAAGCAGATCTAAAAAACTCACTTTCAGCAGCAGATTCTCTATAAAACACTCTATGACTATCAGATGTTAATAAATTACCAGCTATTAATCCTCTAACCATAAAACCTTGTCCTATTGGTATGTATCTTCTTGCGATTTTACCAGAGGTAGAAGCGCCACCAACAGTATTTAATGTACCATCTGCATTATATGTGTCGTAAGTTGGTGGAGTATATGTTTCAGTAGTACCAGTAATATCTATCGTATATGTACCATATCCACCACGATATTCTACTAAAACATGAGAATTAGCAGTTGGATCGTGATCCCAATAGTATAACGTAGCAGAATCTAAAAGAGGTACATTATTTGGGTCGTGTATAAAAGCTAAAGCATCTAAAGCAGAAGGATAAGGATTACCTATTAAAGTTTCTTGTCCAAGTCCAACAGCGGTACTTATTTCACCTTCGTTTGGTTTTCCTCTAAAATCATATTGTTGGTTACCTCCAATTACACCTTTCATTGTAAATCCATAACCAGCATCTACAAATCCGCTTTGACCAACATAATCCCATTCGCTATAAGCAGTACCTGGATTATATTTCCATAACCAATATTGTTCAATATTTAAAGGAGCGCTTGTACCATTATAGTTTGAAGTAGTATAACCAGCAAGGTTACTATTTGTTAAGTCTACAACATCATAAAAGTTAGTGTTTGGTATAAATGTTCTATTACCAACTGTGTTAGCATTAACATTTCCAACAGGAGAACACCAATAATTGTAAGCAAAATTATCTACATTTCCTTCTTGATAAACACTTAATCTTCCTAAACCAGAGTTACCTGTGTTTCCTGGACCTTGAAGTAATTGAGCTTCGTCTCTTAGGTAGAATGTAGAATTAGATTCGGTTAAGTTTACATCGTCTTCAACATAGACTACAACATCTGTAGCAAAAACATACGCGTTGTTTCTAACTGTCAATTGGGCATTTGACAATTGAAAAGCTATAAGCGATACAATTAGTAGGTAATAATGTTTCATTTTAATTTTTAAATTTTACACACAAAAATAGTATTTTCAAATAAATATAAGTAAAATACATTAGTTTTTAACCCTTTATTAAAAGTATTTTTATTATTTACGTAAAAACATTAATTAAGGTTTGTCGTTTTTGTTTTATTTTACGTCTTAATTTTCAAACCTATTTAAGTTATCTTTGATTATTTAATTATGAATAAAAACTATCTTTTTATATTATTTGGTGCTATTGTTGCTATCTATGCCAATGCTAATAAAGACCAAAATATTGTGTTATTAGTTTTAGGAATAGCAATTTTAATGTATGGTATTTTTAATCTTCAAAAAACCATTCCAAGTAAAAAAAATAAATCATCATTTATAAAAAGTGAACCTGTAGACGAAGAAGAATAATGTTTAAAGTAGGAGATAAAGTTGAAGTTTTAGACGATGTACTTTCAGGTACCGTAAAGTCCATAAATAATTCTAGAATAACTATTGTAACCGAAGAAGGTTTTGATTTAGATTTTGATTCCAGTGAATTGGTTGTGATTAAAAAATCTGAATTAAATCAACACTCTTTTAATAATGTTGATCTTAGAACTTACAAGCTTGAAAAAGAAGATAAAAAACCAAAAAAGAGTATAAAAATTAAGCCTAAAGAACGCTATCAACCTAAAATGGAAGTTGATTTACATCTTCATAAACTTGTTGATAACGAACGTGGTATGTCTAATTTTGATAAACTTAACCTACAATTAGATACTGCAAGAAGACAATTAGATTTTGCTATTAGAAAAAAAATACAAAAAATTGTATTTATTCATGGTGTTGGCGAAGGTGTTTTAAAAATGGAATTAGAATCACTTTTTAGCCGATACGATAATATTAAATATTACGAAGCGGACTATAAAAAATATGGTTTTGGCGCTACCGAAGTTTATATTTTTCAGAATAGTTAATTAAAATTCTGGTGTAATTGTTCTGGTTTGGCTTAAATTAAAATCGTTAGTATTACTATCGTCTACTAGATTACCAAAATCGTACGTTTGGTATTCAAAAGTTTCAAAATCGATATTACTTATAATTAAATTTACTTCAAAAGTATCGTAAATAGTATGTTGTCTGTAAGCAGTTGCAGCTAAAGTAGCAGTAACTTGATCATTTAAGTAATCTGGACCAGCATTTGTATCGGTTACATCGTTTGTTGGGTTGTTATCTTGTGTGCTAGAGTTTTCTTCGTCTATTGTCAAAGTTCCGTCGTTATCATCATCATTGTCAAGATAATTTGGTATACCATCATTATCTGTGTCTAATGCTAATGTTAATCCATCTTCTGCACTGTAATTTACACCTTCGCTAGTTGTTAAAACGTTGTCACCATCATCATCTACATCCATGTAATTTGG from Mesoflavibacter profundi includes:
- a CDS encoding T9SS type A sorting domain-containing protein — its product is MKHYYLLIVSLIAFQLSNAQLTVRNNAYVFATDVVVYVEDDVNLTESNSTFYLRDEAQLLQGPGNTGNSGLGRLSVYQEGNVDNFAYNYWCSPVGNVNANTVGNRTFIPNTNFYDVVDLTNSNLAGYTTSNYNGTSAPLNIEQYWLWKYNPGTAYSEWDYVGQSGFVDAGYGFTMKGVIGGNQQYDFRGKPNEGEISTAVGLGQETLIGNPYPSALDALAFIHDPNNVPLLDSATLYYWDHDPTANSHVLVEYRGGYGTYTIDITGTTETYTPPTYDTYNADGTLNTVGGASTSGKIARRYIPIGQGFMVRGLIAGNLLTSDSHRVFYRESAAESEFFRSASQNTNVNSNQDNSGIQYNDQGLSIVPSDFKRFRLNIDFNDTYTRQLVQNFHYTATPNEDYGLESKIYQVLDSDIYWPQNGDKYVAQANAYDLNLAIPLELKLQQQQLIRFRIFDVQNFETNQPIYVHDIENDTYVNLQNQNFEINLPAGDYSNRFEITFVEAATLSTEEFTDNSFNVLQNNNTSELIVLNPKKLDIESIKLYDVSGKLIFDKIVKANNDRLSYSTKNLSDGVYLVQTTLSNSNITTKKIIVSNKK
- a CDS encoding Smr/MutS family protein; this encodes MFKVGDKVEVLDDVLSGTVKSINNSRITIVTEEGFDLDFDSSELVVIKKSELNQHSFNNVDLRTYKLEKEDKKPKKSIKIKPKERYQPKMEVDLHLHKLVDNERGMSNFDKLNLQLDTARRQLDFAIRKKIQKIVFIHGVGEGVLKMELESLFSRYDNIKYYEADYKKYGFGATEVYIFQNS